Proteins encoded by one window of Candidatus Pelagibacter giovannonii:
- a CDS encoding NAD(P)/FAD-dependent oxidoreductase, with protein sequence MIKTDTLIIGAGPVGLFCVHQLGIIGLKCEVVDNLDKIGGQCIELYPDKPIYDIPAMPECTGEELTNNLIEQIKVFKTNFHLNERVEKIKKVEKKWLINTNKGTEFEASSIIIAAGVGSFEPRKFAIKEIEKYEEKQILYSIKNKKIFKDKTVTIFGGGDSALDWAIELSNTSKVILVHRRDEFRGMQASIDKVNQLKDEGKIEVYTRYQLGSVSGNEKVESINIKHDDESLKEIKTDYVLGFFGLIMQLGPIAEWGLNLDKKTVPVNTESFETNKKGIFAIGDICSYPGKLKLILSGFHEGALAARGCFKYAKPDEKYRFEFTTSSKKVKERLGVKE encoded by the coding sequence CATCAATTAGGCATAATTGGCCTTAAGTGTGAAGTAGTAGATAATTTGGATAAAATTGGTGGTCAATGTATTGAACTTTATCCAGACAAACCTATTTATGATATTCCTGCAATGCCCGAATGCACTGGAGAAGAGCTAACTAATAACTTAATTGAACAAATTAAAGTGTTCAAAACAAATTTTCATTTAAATGAGCGAGTAGAAAAAATTAAAAAAGTTGAAAAAAAATGGTTAATAAATACCAATAAAGGAACTGAATTTGAAGCATCAAGTATAATTATTGCTGCAGGTGTTGGTTCATTTGAGCCAAGAAAATTTGCAATAAAAGAAATTGAAAAGTATGAAGAAAAACAAATACTTTACTCAATTAAAAATAAAAAAATTTTTAAAGACAAAACAGTTACCATTTTTGGTGGAGGAGATTCAGCATTAGATTGGGCGATTGAGCTTTCAAATACATCTAAAGTTATATTAGTTCATAGAAGAGATGAATTTAGAGGAATGCAAGCAAGTATTGATAAAGTTAATCAATTAAAAGATGAAGGTAAAATAGAAGTTTATACAAGATATCAACTAGGTTCTGTTAGCGGTAATGAAAAAGTTGAAAGCATTAATATTAAACATGATGATGAGAGTTTAAAAGAAATTAAAACTGATTATGTTTTGGGCTTTTTTGGATTAATAATGCAACTGGGACCTATTGCTGAATGGGGATTAAATTTGGATAAAAAAACAGTTCCCGTTAATACTGAAAGTTTTGAAACTAATAAAAAAGGAATTTTTGCAATTGGTGATATCTGTTCTTATCCTGGAAAGCTTAAGTTAATTCTATCAGGCTTTCATGAGGGCGCTCTTGCTGCAAGAGGATGTTTTAAATATGCAAAACCAGATGAAAAATATAGATTTGAATTCACCACATCTTCAAAAAAAGTCAAAGAACGACTAGGTGTGAAAGAGTGA